The Cydia strobilella chromosome 5, ilCydStro3.1, whole genome shotgun sequence region GAAAatctggtaagggcatttatttgtgtgatgaacacagatatttgttcctgagtcatgggtggttatctatgtgtataagtatattattatctctataagtatgtatatcgtcgcctagtacccatagtacaagctatgcttagtttggggctaggtcgatctgtgtaaggtGTCtcccaatatttattattattattataaattaaaaaaaaaaaaaaaacattattacagGTTTAAGTGCTCGATATGGATAAAGAAGTTAATAACTTCAAATCGACGTAAGTATcggctaaattaaaattatttctttattttgccAAGAAATTTTAACCCTTAatacgagaatgtcccttacgaaatgtttttgccttgtatggcagctaattcaatcaaatccgtaATGCTCGAGAATATACCAATTTGTTAAcaaagtcatgaaatattaccagacccaatatcattttctcagccttttcagaactattagaagaacggcgtttcgtaagggacattctcgtggaatgcaccaATAGATCATACATTTGTTACAAATGACAAACTGGAGTCAATTTATAGGTAATTTTGGCATCTAAATTCAGAAAAAACATGTGAGAAGAGGAGGAAAGTGAGACATTTTTTGTTTCCAGAGCTGATTTAACAAGTAACCCAGGATTCCAATCAACCTTGAGTATAGCTTCGTATGACGAAAATAATGAGAAGCCATATAACCCGTTCGAGCATAGACATCTCCAACATCCTAATTCGTAAGTGACCATTAATGAAATATTGAATGTACCGGTCtaagtagataaataaataaatattatattataggacaatgttactcagatcgacctagtcccacagtaagctcaataaggcttgtgttgttggGCACTAAACAacgattatacatatataatatataggtatacattaaTACTTATATACCTAGAAAACATGtggaaaacatccataactcaggaataaataattgtgataaacacacaaatatatgccctcaccgggattcgaacccgggaccttctgctttgtaggcagggtcactaccgactaggcgaGGAGGCcgttaaaacataaatatttgtgtttttttatctgAAACTTTGGCATATAACTAAGTTATTTTTTTCACGGATCTATATAAATCGGATACTAGAAGTCATAGATTTGCTAAATCTGACAAGCTACGTAATATCCCTAAATACTTAACGATCGGAAAGTAAGACATAACTATTAATGTCATATTGAATATAGATAgtctgaataaatgttttttgatcTTCAGTTACCTTTGTACGATAGGTATGTgccttatatatattttttgacttAACCGCAAAACTAAGAAGCAGCTGTCTAGagacgtttttattttaaattttttgaatattttgattaCGTTAACGTTAAGTGGCTATTTCTTATTTCAGTACAACCGGGTCAATACTTCATTTGCTGAAAGCGTGCATTGGCTCTGGCATACTCGCGATGCCGGCAGCCTTCAAAAATGCAGGACTGGTTGCAGGAACTATAGGCACTTTGTTGGCAGGATATCTCTGCACACACACGGTAGCTATATTGGTAAGTTATTCATTCATTGTTCTTAAAAATGCTCAGAAATGCTCAAAAATGTTGCTGAACAAACTTAACCATGAAGACAAATATCGCCGCACGTGAAATAGGTGTCGTTGATGTGTTCCGTTCTAATCGTACATACGCtctacctacataaaaatatacttcaaataaagttatacctatatatacaaataggtaaataaaatgttacGCCTATTTACATCttcttatattaatattatgtaggtTACAACATCGCGACAAGTATGCGTGGATGCCAAAGTGCCGTCTATGAGTTTTGCCGAAACGTGTGGAGCAGCTTTTACATATGGACCTAAGAAACTACGGTCATGGGGCAACTTTATCAGGTCAGTATTTAGGCACATAAGTTATATTGGATGTGGCAGGTACATAGCTTATTTCGTCTTTTTATGTTATGTCCTTATGTATTCGTAAAGATTAAGTATTATGATCAATCAATTATATTTTGAGAACTATAGGTAAACagccataaaaatattaaaattatgcaaaatataATTTAGGTTATGTTCGTACTTTGTGGTACCTCCTGGGGAGCATCTGCCGATTGCTTGCGTTCCACTGGTTTAGCTTTGGTATATTCAGTAGCAGAATACTGTGCACCCGTCTCACCCGTCTGGTTAGAAAGCGCACACGAGGCGAAGGTTGATACCAAGCTGAACGACACGATGCGATGCGATGTATCTCGGGTACCATCAAGTGCACTCCTACACACTGGTTGCATATAACACTATGCCATATAGCCCCGCCGCACCTGCTAAAAAAAAGCTGCTAAGATTGAGTCCACTGCCTCATTACCCTGTCATGCGGAGTTCGATCTTTCCCGAAAACTATGGTGCCGCCTTAACAGACTCAGAACGGGCCACGGTCGCTGCAATTACTTCTTAAACAAGTGGGGATGGAAGGATTCAGCCTTGTGCGAATGCGGCGAGGACATCCAAACCATACAACATATAATTGCACGCTGCCCTCTGCACTCATACACTGACTACAGCTAGAGAAGACCTGCTGCAACACACACCTGATGCAGCAGCGTGGCTCAATTGCTTAAATGTTGACCTATAACTTTTTCGTTTTGTATTCTTTTCGACCCGTTTTATCATTTCGCGATAAAACTGTAAAATCGTATTTTGTAATTgcctattttgtaaaaaatgccatacgactaaataaataaataaatcatttaaacTGCACTTTGGTTAATCACAGATACATTTAAGCTCGCACAGCGatttcattattttcaacaCGTAATCATTTAGAATCACCAAAACACTGTTTGTTTATCTACATTCGACAACATACACGACAAATATGGGGACGCGAGGAGCACGTCCTTTAACCAATCAGCGCTCAAGGTGCGTTCCTTCGCATGTCATTACACAAATTAACGGTTTCACATCGATAGATTATAATATGCTGAAAAATAATGCGTTAAATTGTAAGCAGTATCTTACGATTCACAATCTTTCGACAGTTTACAATCTCGCGAGATAGATTATAATCTAACAATGTTTACAATTTTACGGTGACACGGGTGACAATTAcctatatcatttttttttttttatatactacgtcggtggcaaacaagcatacggcccgcctgatgttaagcagcctccgtagcctatgtacgcctgcaactccagaggagttacatgcgcgttgtcgaccctaacactcctctccctcgagctctggcaaccttactcaccggcaggaacacaacactattagtagggtctagtgttatttggctgcggttttctctaaggtacctccccagttgggctctgctctagatctggaatgacatccgccgtcctgtgccctaccacacaaagtgagatgtcattcacagtgcccatacctctcttttggacgtagtttaaggacatacccgggtccaatggGTCCAATTGGTCCATGCctatatacaaaaaattgtgGAAATTTATTGCGAGCGCAACTGAGGTTTTATTTTGCAGGCAACACATGATGCAAACATCCATACATCCATCTCCTTCTGCCGCATAAGTGCGTTCTTTACGTTTGTTGTTTGACATTTTGACTATTGCCGTTAACATATACAGTACAATCTCGCTAATCAGATACTAACGCCGAGACAAGAGAGCCGTATTAGTGGGAAATTTGGATTACTGAAAGCAAATCTGCATATATTTTGATGTGCTTAAAAGTATGTCGTAGAAATCtacactaaaataataaaatcaaagaaaatttTACCGTTATCTGGTGATGTTTAGCCATTTATAAAGAGAAGGCAGTGGCTTAATGTAAGCGCAGATCTTTAACTTGTGCTTAGAATGACCAGTTGAACCCCTATTCATTTTTATTGCCGGATAACTGGGTTTACTAATCTTGATCATCGAGGTGTCCGCCAGACATATATCACGGACACATCTGCATAGGTATATATCACTATTTCCCTAGcgtaatattatttacttttactttCAGGGCACTAGTTGACTTCGCAATGATGCTGACTTACGCAAGTACTTTATGTGTTTATGTGGTTTTCATCGCTTCGTCTTTTAAAGAGGTAGGAGTTTATACtcgtaaatataaatacatatttcccGAATCTGTCATATTGCacattattattcataacgacggcttaatcgcgtaaaataagttttaaatttacgtccgacgtttcgaggacggcgttgtcccagtggcctcggagaagactggccaAAGTTGACATcaatcttctaggcgcgcgagtttttcgaactacccgcacttggtcttgtttattaacttgaactagggatgtcaccggtcgttgtgaataacaatgagtaaaaatcgtgaaagtttaaatcagtgttctgTCATATTGCATCCCTCAATGAAGCATAATAATGGACATGTTAATAGTGCGGGTGTAtcacattgaattattattacgagTACTATAGAggcgacataccaaacaatgaaattgtcgcaatcacaacctgtaccacgcgaaaAACGTCGTAAGatgtcgtaagcgccgtaaaattcatggcgcttacgcgtttaggtcgcgagattcacgctccgcttctatggtttgatgccaaaacagCAGCAACTTATggtgcaaaatactggttccCTGTGCCGGTACGtacgttagtaataaaaatTCAATGGTGTATCATAAATCAAATAATTCTCAGTAGAGGCCTCAAACATTTATatggatttttaaaatatttttttcgagaACGTCATCGTGCATTTCTTTTACTTCGTGATTATTTTTATCCTAATAGCAATAATCAAGTTAATAAtaggataaaattaaataacaaaatgaataataaacttATTAACAGGCGTATtagaattttagttattcgatctctttccgatatgatactggtctgtcagtgtcaaaagtgacatttctttaaccaaaaatatcacgtttgacACTAGCATTACAGATCACTGACATATCAGAAaaagatcgaataactaaattTCGAATACGCCCGTAAAAGAGAAATGTTAccttaattttgttattaagttATATGATAGAAACATAcatttattgaattgaatttaagtAAGTACTATCATGTAGCACTAATGCAAAACGAATATATGAGGAATACCGTACATATTCTTTTCATCGATCTTcattttctacgagtcatctaaaacaatactttttctactgtaaaacctaaataatttaaataattaggtaagtatctcagtagtagTACCAAAtacatcaacgcgtgcataatatatgaataggtattactcatgaaatagttggtgtcttttccactggaccgcggcgccaagtgattggtcaaattcattatagttgactaaaccatttcgaaattaatattatagttgagttgggagtccatatatgaaaagtacccaattatagtttggtatacgaaatcttaattcaaccatttcAGTCgacaagtaaaaaaatatcatttcagGTATTGGATGTACTTCAGCCGGAATGGCAACTCTCCGTCCAGATGTACTGTATTATAATCTGCGTACCTCTAGTACTCATATGTCAAATCAGGAACCTCAAGTACTTAGTCCCATTCTCGGCTCTGGCCAATGTGCTCGTGGTCATTGTGTTCAGCATCACCATGTATTACATGTTCTCCGACCTGCCTCCAGTGAGTGACAGAGAGATGGTTGCCAATGTTTCGACGTGGCCCCTCTTTTTTAGGTAAGTTTTTAAACTCAAGAGTCTAAAATTCATGCTTTATCTCAAGAGGTCTTTTTGATAAGTAAGTATTTCCTGAGCTTATAGCTCATTGAAATACAgctcatttgatatttaccagtcgcttttcggtgaagaaaaacatcacgaggaaaccggactaatcccaacaaggcctagtttcccctctgggttggaaggtcagatggcagttgctttcgaaaaaactagtgcctacgtcaattcttgggattagttgccaagcggaccccaggctcccatgaggcgtggcaaaatgccagaacaacgcgaggaagatgatgatagcTCATTGAAAAACGGAAATGGGAGAATACTTTTTTAGTTATAGAAAATGACACGATTCATTTTCAATTGTTCTACTGAACTTTATTAACTAAAGCGGGatgaataattaataattcCCGGATCGTATGTATAATGAAAACTATAACAATTAGATCAATAATTAACTATAAAACAAAAGGTATCTTATAGTATGTATGCTAACTTTAGCTTTGTCTGTTAGTCTTATGAGGGACATGACATGGGTAATACTACTGATCATAAGGAACCTATAAACTTGTATGTAGTTATTAATAATtgcgatatttttttcttttttcaccaataaaaaaaaatgttgacttCGCTGGAATGTCCTGCCTCCGTAATAAATTAATCGGACACTAGCCAACAATGGCTTCTTTCCTCTTCTCGACAACGGTGTGATCTACGATTTCGTAAAAtagttggtattttttttttccgcaGCACCGTAGTATTCGCTATGGAGGGAATTGGAGTCGTTATGCCTgtagaaaatgaaatgaaaaaaccgcagCATTTCCTCAGATGTCCAAGCGTTTTATACATTTCCATGGCCGTCGTAATCTCTCTATTCACTGTTTTTGGATTTTTCGGATATGTGCAATTCGGGGACGACGTTAAAGGCAGTATAACGTTGAATTTGCCTGATGGCGATATGTAAGTACCTTTCATTATTCCATTGCATTGGTGGTAACCTCGAAATCATTGTCGACTTCAAAGTTTCTTTCTATGAATTATACTTGTTCTGAATTTTCACCCGAGAGAGATAATTGTTTATTCATTATGCTCTTGAATAGTATAACATCCGATCGTAAAATATCGATGACAGCCGTTTGCCTTAATTTTGGAGTATCTTGACTCCTTTACATTACCACTAATGTTTTTATAAGCCTTTGTTAAGAAAAATGCTCCACGTTTGACatactaaattataaactatCAACCAAAGTAAACTTACAACTGTACACTTGAAAAAAAATGTGACTGTTACGAAATCAATCACCTTAAGTATTACCTAAGGTATTTGTCTTTTTTATCTCGCAcgtaatattttagtttttcctCATGATTTtctttccgtttttttttaacttagtaGAATTGTACTTACCCCTTTTTTCAGATTTGCGCAAGTAGCAAAGTTGTTAATGGCCATAGTAATATACTTCACGTATCCTCTACAGTGTTACGTGGCCATGGAAATAATAACGAGAATGCTCAAAAAGTACCAACCGAACAAGTTTGACAATGTCATTCAAGTTAGCATCAGGACCTTCTTAGTTTTACTTTCAGGTAGgtgttatgtatgtatattggtgGAGGGTAGGGTTAGGTCTCTCCGCGCGCCCTCTAGCGCCGGCATTATTGTAATGGCTTGTTAGTCCGTTAATAAACCTATGTACTGAACGCACGGTCTTCTGCTTTACACCCCCGAGAACCCTCCGTACCACCCTTACCACCCCAAGAGGGACCttcttgtcgatggcgcttacgccattattaacgatgctccaatataaatacaatgctgcgcgacgctgtgcggcgtaagcgccatcgacaataaggtcccttttcatagaaaatgccccaaatatacCAGTGGGGCGAGAATTCCAAACATTTCATAGCGAccttaaaaaatactaaacgCGTACAAGGACTTACTAATTCCTACCGCCAGTAGCCAGTAGGTAGAAGGTCTCTACTAATATTTTTcacttacttatttacttatatgtggtattttctataaaaagggacctaaacgatgctccgatataaatacaatgccgcgcgatgctgtgcggcgtaaagcgccatcgacaataaggtcccttttcatagaaaaatgccccatattaactaaaagtggaaaaatgtactgtcttgggtgggacttgaacccacgaccactggatcgctAGCCCAGTGCTcttccatctgagctaccaagacgcCACCCAACACAGCATATTTTGCTGAGGCCCATAAATATGGGCCTTTCAGGGAGCCacccctagcgacatctaccgtaagagcgttacgcTTCTTAAACGGCCATGAGTTCCATATCACATGATCACTACGCTCTCTGTGCCCTATATCTTGAAAACGTCTCAtctcatgaaaaaatatttgatacctAATTTGTCGTAAATTCTACGCTCTACAACTctttcctacatgtaaataacatcggagctataaaaattttgatatccgtgaaaaaccgatttgtatgacatttgaccttgaataacttgactcgcacacgatctatgcgtcgatttttaagagaacatttaatacgtcataacgaaaTTCCGGACACTATTAAACTTGAACCAAgtgacaaattatttaaaacgaaattaaaagaCATGTTAATTCACAAATGCTATTACTCAATTGaggaatttttaaatgatgaaaagCTGacattttaataggtattagatagtaagttaaacactgttgttgtgccctaacagggtgtcatgaatttactaactttatttgtaacaccttattttatgtatcatgactatgcaataaatgaaataaataaataaaagaaatgaaatgaaggtgtatacgagtttccagcttatatctctcattccgaggttgacccctttttagggttccgtacctaaaaggaaaaaacggaacccttataggatcactcgtgcgtctgtctgtatgtctgtctgtccgtctgtcacagcctattttcatcgaaactactggaccaattaagttgtaaatttggcagacatatgtaagtctgtgacccaaagacggacatgtaacgtaaacaaatgaattttaagcatggaggccacttttggggggtaaatgagagaataataaaataagttattcagactatcgtgttacatatcaaatgaaagagctcattgtgggaatcttaaatatattttttttataatttcaagttaaaacagtttagaagttattccagaaaataggcaaaaaatgaccattccccccccccccccccctttatctccgaaactatttagatctttacctatagattacaggaaaacctattagaaatgtgcagtcaagcgtgagtcagacttaattacttatttttgatccgacccctatgggttttttgcggttccgtacccaaagggtaaaaacggggccctattactaagactccgctgtccgtctgtccgtctgtcaccaggctgtatctcatgaaccgtgatagctagacagttgaaattttcacagatgatgtatttctgttgccgctataacaacaaatactaaaaagtacggaaccctcggtgggcgagtccgactcgcacttggccggttttttaggctTAAGACGACTGACCCATTGGTAATTCACCAGAAACGATGCACTAGTTCTGTGGCTATCCCCACAGAACTAAAGTGGCTATCCCATactgaattaattttgtataacaaagatagatataactccgtaatagatggatacagtctaaggaaaaaacgtgcctcgaaaatcaagaaaatttgattctcgttcagagggcgctactagctttggcctactatcgtatagatggcgttgacggtttcgtttgttatttaacaattttaacgcatatcagtgaaagaacatggttcaaaatcataaaaacaattaatgcaaataaaaaaaatcatttatccatatttaaatacattttatcgtatttttataaatcttcatttttagttttaaagtgtgtcgacagatggcagtgaatttactggggttaatttactatgacagtaccgctctagtataagttactctatggtatcaaTCAAAAACATCTGCAAACGATACTATgaaacttagaaataaatttaaagtgggacttgaaataataattagcatcgttcgcagaagTTTCGGCTTGagacaaaattaattaatgtacttATATTGCTTTGATCAACAAAAGCCAGAAACAaagttaggtaggtacagtcaagggcataaatatatatacattcccattgtttcaaaaatatgtgtacgctcttacacaataaagtcgtgttcacatatttttgagccatttttctggatcgatatttttgccttcgactttactataaagaaaaaactggtcaagtgcgagtcggactcgcgcacgaagggttccgtaccattacgcaaaaaacggcaaaaaatacacctttgttgtatgggagccccacttaatttttttttttctgtttttagtatttgtttttatagcggcaatagaaatacatcatctgtgaaaatttcaactgtctagctatcacggttcatgaaatacagcctggtgacagacggacggacagcgaagtcttagtaatagggtcccgtttttaccctttgggtacggaaccctaaaagggatgtatgtgcaaaaaaattaacaaatttatttgaaaagATAATATTTACCAAGCCAGATAAGCAAAGACTCAAATAAACGGTTGATATCTTTATTTCACAGTTGGCGTAGCCGCAGCCTTCCCGAATTTGGAGTTGGTGATCAGCTTCGTAGGTGCCATCTTCTTCTCCACCCTGGGTTTCCTCTTCCCCGTCGTCGTCGAGACCGTCTACCGCTGGGACAGGGACACCGGCCGATTCAACTACATTATCTTCAAGAACATTGTCATTGGAGTTTTCTCCATCTTTGTGCTTGTCTCTGGAGCCTATGTAT contains the following coding sequences:
- the LOC134741750 gene encoding proton-coupled amino acid transporter-like protein CG1139, with the protein product MDKEVNNFKSTADLTSNPGFQSTLSIASYDENNEKPYNPFEHRHLQHPNSTTGSILHLLKACIGSGILAMPAAFKNAGLVAGTIGTLLAGYLCTHTVAILVTTSRQVCVDAKVPSMSFAETCGAAFTYGPKKLRSWGNFIRALVDFAMMLTYASTLCVYVVFIASSFKEVLDVLQPEWQLSVQMYCIIICVPLVLICQIRNLKYLVPFSALANVLVVIVFSITMYYMFSDLPPVSDREMVANVSTWPLFFSTVVFAMEGIGVVMPVENEMKKPQHFLRCPSVLYISMAVVISLFTVFGFFGYVQFGDDVKGSITLNLPDGDIFAQVAKLLMAIVIYFTYPLQCYVAMEIITRMLKKYQPNKFDNVIQVSIRTFLVLLSVGVAAAFPNLELVISFVGAIFFSTLGFLFPVVVETVYRWDRDTGRFNYIIFKNIVIGVFSIFVLVSGAYVSVVGMIDEFFVEHPIENDNLTFTLIVNI